One part of the Streptomyces lienomycini genome encodes these proteins:
- a CDS encoding NADH-quinone oxidoreductase subunit A, whose translation MNAYAPILVLGALGAGFAIFSVVMATLIGPKRYNRAKLEAYECGIEPTPTPAGGGRFPIKYYLTAMLFIIFDIEIVFLYPWAVTFDALGIFGLVEMLLFVLTVFVAYAYVWRRGGLEWD comes from the coding sequence GTGAACGCGTATGCGCCCATCCTCGTACTGGGAGCCCTCGGGGCAGGCTTTGCGATCTTCTCCGTGGTGATGGCCACGCTGATCGGTCCGAAGCGGTACAACCGGGCGAAGCTCGAGGCCTACGAGTGCGGCATCGAGCCGACCCCCACGCCGGCCGGCGGCGGGCGCTTCCCCATCAAGTACTACCTGACGGCGATGCTCTTCATCATCTTCGATATCGAGATCGTCTTCCTCTACCCCTGGGCCGTCACCTTCGACGCCCTGGGGATCTTCGGGCTCGTGGAGATGCTGCTCTTCGTGCTCACCGTCTTCGTCGCGTACGCGTACGTATGGCGGCGCGGCGGCCTGGAATGGGACTGA
- a CDS encoding NuoB/complex I 20 kDa subunit family protein, with protein MGLEEKLPSGFLLTTVEQAAGWVRKSSVFPATFGLACCAIEMMTTGAGRYDMARFGMEVFRGSPRQADLMIVAGRVSQKMAPVLRQVYDQMPNPKWVISMGVCASSGGMFNNYAIVQGVDHVVPVDIYLPGCPPRPEMLLDAILKLHQKIQSSKLGVNAEEAAREAEEAALKALPTIEMKGLLR; from the coding sequence ATGGGACTCGAAGAAAAACTGCCGAGCGGCTTCCTGCTGACCACCGTCGAGCAGGCCGCGGGCTGGGTGCGCAAGTCGTCCGTCTTCCCCGCCACGTTCGGCCTCGCCTGCTGTGCCATCGAGATGATGACCACCGGCGCGGGCCGCTACGACATGGCGCGGTTCGGCATGGAGGTCTTCCGGGGCTCGCCGAGGCAGGCGGACCTGATGATCGTCGCGGGCCGGGTCAGCCAGAAGATGGCGCCGGTGCTGCGGCAGGTCTACGACCAGATGCCCAACCCGAAATGGGTGATCTCCATGGGGGTCTGCGCCTCCTCGGGCGGCATGTTCAACAACTACGCCATCGTCCAGGGCGTCGACCACGTCGTCCCGGTCGACATCTATCTCCCCGGCTGCCCGCCGCGGCCCGAGATGCTGCTGGACGCCATCCTCAAGCTCCACCAGAAGATCCAGAGCTCCAAGCTCGGGGTGAACGCCGAGGAAGCGGCCCGCGAGGCGGAGGAGGCGGCGCTCAAGGCCCTGCCCACGATCGAGATGAAGGGGCTGCTGCGGTGA
- a CDS encoding NADH-quinone oxidoreductase subunit C has translation MSDANNTAGDANGVNPEKDLSAENLPGQRGQGGEEIRVQRGMFGANNGGDTSGYGGLVRSVRLPGPASRPYGGWFDEVADELEGALEEQGLLPDNAIGKTVVDRDELTFHIEREHLVRVARTLRDDPALRFELCTGVSGVHYPHDKGRELHAVYHLRSITHNRLIRLEVSAPDGDPHIPSLVPVYPTNDWHERETYDFFGIAFDGHPALTRIMMPDDWQGFPQRKDYPLGGIPVEYKGAQIPAPDQRRSYS, from the coding sequence GTGAGCGACGCGAACAACACCGCGGGTGACGCGAACGGGGTGAACCCCGAGAAGGACCTGTCCGCGGAGAACCTCCCGGGCCAGCGCGGCCAGGGCGGCGAGGAGATCCGCGTCCAGCGGGGCATGTTCGGCGCCAACAACGGCGGCGACACCTCCGGGTACGGCGGCCTGGTCCGCTCCGTCCGGCTCCCCGGACCGGCGAGCCGGCCCTACGGGGGGTGGTTCGACGAGGTCGCCGACGAACTCGAGGGCGCGCTGGAGGAGCAGGGGCTCCTGCCCGACAACGCCATCGGGAAGACGGTCGTCGACCGCGACGAGCTGACCTTCCACATCGAACGCGAACACCTGGTCCGCGTCGCCCGCACCCTGCGCGACGACCCGGCCCTGCGCTTCGAGCTGTGCACCGGCGTCAGCGGCGTCCACTACCCGCACGACAAGGGCCGTGAACTGCACGCGGTCTACCACCTGCGCTCGATCACCCACAACCGGCTGATCCGCCTCGAAGTCAGCGCCCCCGACGGCGACCCGCACATCCCGTCGCTGGTCCCCGTCTACCCGACGAACGACTGGCACGAGCGCGAGACGTACGACTTCTTCGGCATCGCCTTCGACGGTCACCCGGCCCTGACGCGGATCATGATGCCGGACGACTGGCAGGGCTTTCCGCAGCGCAAGGACTACCCCCTCGGCGGCATCCCCGTCGAGTACAAGGGCGCCCAGATCCCGGCTCCGGACCAGCGGAGGTCGTACTCGTGA
- a CDS encoding NADH-quinone oxidoreductase subunit D yields MSTSHASPRETTEGTVYTVTGGDWDEVVQSAARADDERIVVNMGPQHPSTHGVLRLILEIDGETVTEARCGIGYLHTGIEKNLEYRNWTQGTTFVTRMDYLTPFFNETAYCLGVEKLLGIEDQIPDRASVIRVLLMELNRLSSHLVCVATGGMELGATTVMIYGFRDRELILDVFELITGLRMNHAFVRPGGLAQDLPPGAVDQMRELVKKMKKNLPEYDKLFTGNPIFKARMQDVGYLDLAGCMALGATGPILRSTGLPHDLRKTQPYCGYETYDFDVPTSETCDSYGRFLIRLEEMRQSLRIVEQCLDRLEPGPVMVADKKIAWPAQLALGPDGLGNSLDHIKKIMGTSMEALIHHFKLVTEGFRVPPGQTYVAVESPKGELGVHVVSDGGTRPFRVHFRDPSFTNLQAMAAMCEGGQVADVIVAVASIDPVMGGVDR; encoded by the coding sequence GTGAGCACTTCCCACGCCTCCCCCAGGGAGACCACCGAAGGCACCGTCTACACGGTCACCGGCGGTGACTGGGACGAGGTCGTCCAGTCCGCGGCCCGCGCCGACGACGAGCGCATCGTCGTCAACATGGGCCCCCAGCACCCGTCCACCCACGGTGTCCTGCGCCTCATCCTGGAGATCGACGGCGAGACGGTCACCGAGGCCCGCTGCGGCATCGGCTACCTGCACACCGGCATCGAGAAGAACCTCGAGTACCGGAACTGGACGCAGGGCACCACGTTCGTGACGCGCATGGACTACCTGACGCCGTTCTTCAACGAGACGGCGTACTGCCTGGGCGTCGAGAAGCTCCTCGGCATCGAGGACCAGATCCCGGACCGCGCCTCGGTCATCCGGGTCCTGCTGATGGAACTGAACCGGCTCTCCTCGCACCTGGTGTGCGTCGCCACCGGCGGCATGGAGCTGGGCGCCACCACGGTCATGATCTACGGATTCCGCGATCGTGAACTGATTCTCGACGTCTTCGAGCTGATCACCGGCCTGCGGATGAACCACGCGTTCGTGCGCCCGGGCGGACTCGCCCAGGACCTGCCGCCCGGCGCGGTGGACCAGATGCGCGAGCTCGTGAAGAAGATGAAGAAGAACCTCCCGGAGTACGACAAGCTCTTCACCGGGAACCCCATCTTCAAGGCCCGCATGCAGGACGTCGGCTACCTCGACCTGGCCGGCTGCATGGCCCTCGGCGCCACCGGCCCGATCCTCAGGTCCACCGGTCTCCCGCACGACCTGCGCAAGACCCAGCCGTACTGCGGATACGAGACCTACGACTTCGACGTCCCGACCTCCGAGACCTGCGACTCCTACGGCCGCTTCCTGATCCGGCTGGAGGAGATGCGCCAGTCGCTGCGCATCGTCGAGCAGTGCCTGGACCGGCTGGAGCCCGGCCCGGTCATGGTCGCCGACAAGAAGATCGCCTGGCCCGCCCAGCTCGCCCTGGGACCGGACGGACTGGGCAACTCCCTCGACCACATCAAGAAGATCATGGGCACCTCCATGGAGGCCCTGATCCACCACTTCAAGCTGGTCACCGAGGGCTTCCGGGTACCGCCGGGCCAGACCTACGTGGCGGTCGAGTCGCCCAAGGGCGAGCTGGGGGTGCACGTCGTCTCCGACGGCGGCACCCGCCCCTTCCGGGTCCACTTCCGCGACCCGTCCTTCACCAACCTGCAGGCCATGGCGGCGATGTGCGAGGGCGGCCAGGTCGCCGACGTCATCGTCGCCGTGGCGTCCATCGACCCCGTGATGGGAGGCGTCGACCGGTGA
- the nuoE gene encoding NADH-quinone oxidoreductase subunit NuoE — MTTSSSERGVSLGMPELPAPAYPDDVRARLETDAREVVARYPDSRSALLPLLHLVQSEEGHVTRTGMRFCADILGLTTAEVTAVATFYTMYRRGLSGDYQVGVCTNTLCAVMGGDAIFESLQDHLGVGNGETTEDGKVTLEHIECNAACDFAPVVMVNWEFFDNQTPASVRALVDDLRAGRAVTPTRGAPMCTFKETARILAGFPDERDGAVAAGGSAGPASLAGLKLAKGEASAARVVHPRDGGPHDAPQDRTVHDPSPTEHLSSHDAPQDTSASDPSNPAGPTAEEGE, encoded by the coding sequence GTGACCACCTCTTCTTCGGAGCGGGGCGTCAGCCTGGGCATGCCGGAACTGCCCGCGCCCGCCTACCCGGACGACGTCCGGGCCCGGCTGGAGACCGACGCGCGCGAGGTCGTCGCACGCTACCCGGACTCCCGGTCCGCCCTCCTGCCGCTGCTGCACCTCGTGCAGTCGGAGGAGGGACACGTCACGCGCACCGGGATGCGGTTCTGCGCGGACATCCTCGGCCTCACCACCGCCGAGGTCACCGCGGTCGCCACCTTCTACACCATGTACCGGCGCGGGCTGAGCGGCGACTACCAGGTCGGCGTCTGCACCAACACGCTGTGCGCGGTCATGGGCGGCGACGCCATCTTCGAGTCCCTCCAGGACCACCTGGGCGTCGGCAACGGCGAGACCACCGAGGACGGCAAGGTCACCCTGGAGCACATCGAGTGCAACGCGGCCTGCGACTTCGCACCGGTCGTGATGGTCAACTGGGAGTTCTTCGACAACCAGACCCCGGCGAGCGTCCGCGCCCTCGTGGACGACCTGCGCGCGGGACGCGCGGTGACACCCACGCGCGGGGCACCGATGTGCACCTTCAAGGAGACCGCCCGGATCCTGGCGGGCTTCCCCGACGAGCGGGACGGCGCCGTCGCGGCCGGCGGCAGCGCGGGTCCCGCCTCCCTGGCCGGGCTGAAGCTGGCCAAGGGCGAGGCGTCCGCCGCGCGCGTCGTGCACCCGCGGGACGGCGGACCGCACGACGCGCCGCAGGACCGGACCGTGCACGACCCGTCCCCGACGGAACACCTCAGCTCGCACGACGCGCCGCAGGACACATCGGCATCCGACCCTTCCAACCCGGCAGGGCCCACCGCCGAGGAGGGGGAGTGA
- the nuoF gene encoding NADH-quinone oxidoreductase subunit NuoF, which translates to MMTVAAEIKGSSPEKLLAPVLSAFWDEDESWTLDVYRRHEGYEGLRKALAMAPDDLIAYVKESGLRGRGGAGFPTGMKWQFIPQGDGKPHYLVVNADESEPGTCKDIPLLFANPHSLIEGIVIACYAIRSSHAFIYLRGEVVPVLRRLHEAVREAHAAGFLGENILGSGLDLTLTVHAGAGAYICGEETALLDSLEGRRGQPRLRPPFPAVAGLYACPTVVNNVESIASVPAILNKGKDWFRSMGSEKSPGFTLYSLSGHVAGPGQYEAPLGITLRQLLDMSGGMRPGHRLKFWTPGGSSTPMFTDEHLDVPLDYEGVGAAGSMLGTKALQCFDETTCVVRAVTRWTEFYAHESCGKCTPCREGTYWLVQLLRDIEAGKGQMSDLDKLNDIADNINGKSFCALGDGAASPIFSSLKYFREEYEEHITGRGCPFDPAKSTAWADRTEVKA; encoded by the coding sequence GTGATGACCGTGGCCGCCGAGATCAAGGGCAGCAGCCCGGAGAAGCTGCTCGCACCCGTGCTGTCGGCCTTCTGGGACGAGGACGAGTCCTGGACTCTCGACGTCTACCGGAGGCACGAGGGGTACGAGGGGCTCCGCAAGGCGCTGGCGATGGCGCCGGACGACCTGATCGCGTACGTCAAGGAGTCCGGTCTGCGGGGACGCGGCGGTGCCGGCTTCCCGACGGGGATGAAGTGGCAGTTCATTCCCCAGGGGGACGGCAAGCCTCACTATCTGGTTGTCAACGCCGACGAGTCGGAGCCGGGGACCTGCAAGGACATCCCGCTCCTCTTCGCGAACCCGCACAGCCTCATCGAGGGCATCGTCATCGCGTGTTACGCCATCAGGTCTTCGCATGCCTTCATCTACCTGCGTGGTGAAGTCGTCCCCGTACTGCGGCGGTTGCATGAGGCCGTGCGCGAGGCCCACGCGGCCGGCTTCCTCGGCGAGAACATCCTGGGCAGCGGACTCGACCTCACCCTCACCGTGCACGCGGGCGCGGGCGCGTACATCTGCGGTGAGGAGACCGCACTGCTCGACTCGCTCGAAGGCCGCCGGGGTCAACCGCGGCTCCGTCCCCCCTTCCCCGCCGTCGCGGGCCTCTACGCGTGCCCGACTGTGGTGAACAACGTCGAATCCATCGCTTCGGTTCCCGCGATCCTGAACAAGGGCAAGGACTGGTTCAGGTCGATGGGCAGCGAGAAGTCCCCGGGCTTCACGCTCTACTCGCTCAGCGGCCACGTCGCGGGCCCCGGCCAGTACGAGGCCCCGCTCGGCATCACGCTGCGCCAGCTCCTCGACATGAGCGGCGGCATGCGCCCCGGCCACCGCCTCAAGTTCTGGACACCCGGCGGCTCCTCGACGCCGATGTTCACCGACGAGCACCTCGACGTCCCCCTCGACTACGAAGGAGTGGGCGCCGCCGGTTCCATGCTCGGCACGAAGGCGCTCCAGTGCTTCGACGAGACGACCTGCGTCGTGCGCGCCGTCACCCGCTGGACCGAGTTCTACGCCCACGAGTCCTGCGGCAAGTGCACACCCTGCCGCGAGGGCACCTACTGGCTCGTCCAGCTACTGCGCGACATCGAGGCCGGCAAGGGACAGATGTCCGACCTCGACAAGCTGAACGACATCGCCGACAACATCAACGGCAAGTCCTTCTGCGCCCTCGGCGACGGTGCCGCCTCGCCGATCTTCTCCTCGCTCAAGTACTTCCGCGAGGAGTACGAGGAGCACATCACGGGCCGCGGCTGCCCCTTCGACCCGGCCAAGTCGACGGCCTGGGCCGACCGCACGGAGGTGAAGGCATGA
- a CDS encoding NADH-quinone oxidoreductase subunit G translates to MTVTTNTPSGGGAAAVPPEDLVTLTIDGAEISVPKGTLVIRAAEQLGIEIPRFCDHPLLDPAGACRQCIVEVEGQRKPMASCTITCTDGMVVKTQLTSPVAEKAQHGVMELLLINHPLDCPVCDKGGECPLQNQAMSHGQADSRFDGRKRTYEKPVPISTQVLLDRERCVLCARCTRFSNQVAGDPMIELIERGALQQVGTGEGDPFESYFSGNTIQICPVGALTSAAYRFRSRPFDLISSPSVCEHCSGGCATRTDHRRGKVMRRLAANEPEVNEEWMCDKGRFGFRYAQQRDRLTTPLVRNPEGDLEPASWPEALQIAAQGLLASRGRTGVLTGGRLTVEDAYAYSKFARVALDTNDIDFRARVHSAEEADFLAAHVAGRGHDLGGTARTESGGGSGVTYTALEKAPAVLLVGFEAEEEAPGVFLRLRKAWRGHGQKVFSLATHATRGLEKAGGTLLPAAPGTETEWLDALASGVGLEEGGGRAAEALRAEGAVIVVGERLASVAGGLTSAVRTSAATGARLVWIPRRAGERGAIEAGALPSLLPGGRPATDPRAREEVAALWGLADLPHRYGRDTGEIVEAAARGELQALLVAGVEVADLPDPTRARAALDEAGFVVSLELRPSEVTERADVVLPVAAVAEKPGTFLNWEGRLRFFEAALKPDQMTRRLAPADARVLQMLADAMDVHLGLPDLRTTRAEIDRLGAWDGPRAGEPLQTANALPRPAAGEAVLAGHRLLLDQGLLQQGDEALAGTRHAARARVSAATAAEAGVKDGDLLAVTGPAGVVELPLRVTEMPDRVVWLPLNSAGTGVASDAGVLPGTLVRIGPATPAGVAPKEVEA, encoded by the coding sequence ATGACCGTGACCACCAATACTCCCTCGGGAGGGGGAGCGGCGGCGGTCCCGCCGGAGGATCTCGTCACGCTGACGATCGACGGCGCCGAGATCAGCGTGCCCAAGGGCACCCTGGTCATCCGGGCCGCCGAACAGCTCGGCATCGAGATCCCCCGGTTCTGCGACCACCCCCTCCTCGACCCGGCCGGCGCCTGCCGCCAGTGCATCGTCGAGGTCGAGGGCCAGCGCAAGCCCATGGCGTCCTGCACCATCACCTGCACCGACGGCATGGTGGTGAAGACGCAGCTCACCTCGCCCGTCGCCGAGAAGGCCCAGCACGGTGTGATGGAGCTGCTGCTCATCAACCACCCGCTGGACTGCCCGGTCTGCGACAAGGGCGGCGAGTGCCCCCTGCAGAACCAGGCCATGTCGCACGGCCAGGCCGACTCCCGCTTCGACGGCAGGAAGCGGACCTACGAGAAGCCCGTGCCGATCTCCACGCAGGTCCTGCTCGACCGCGAGCGCTGCGTGCTGTGCGCCCGCTGCACCCGGTTCTCCAACCAGGTCGCGGGCGACCCGATGATCGAGCTGATCGAACGGGGCGCGCTCCAGCAGGTCGGCACCGGCGAGGGCGACCCCTTCGAGTCGTACTTCTCCGGCAACACCATCCAGATCTGCCCGGTCGGCGCGCTCACCTCGGCGGCCTACCGGTTCCGCTCCCGGCCCTTCGACCTGATCTCCTCGCCGTCCGTGTGCGAGCACTGCTCCGGCGGCTGCGCGACCCGCACCGACCACCGGCGCGGCAAGGTCATGCGGCGCCTCGCGGCCAACGAGCCCGAGGTCAACGAGGAGTGGATGTGTGACAAGGGGCGCTTCGGGTTCCGGTACGCGCAGCAGCGGGACCGGCTCACCACGCCCCTGGTGCGCAACCCGGAGGGCGACCTGGAGCCCGCCTCCTGGCCGGAGGCGCTGCAGATCGCCGCGCAGGGACTGCTCGCCTCACGGGGCCGCACCGGTGTCCTGACCGGCGGGCGGCTCACCGTCGAGGACGCCTACGCGTACAGCAAGTTCGCGCGCGTGGCGCTCGACACCAACGACATCGACTTCCGCGCGCGCGTGCACAGCGCCGAGGAGGCCGACTTCCTGGCCGCCCACGTCGCCGGACGCGGCCATGACCTCGGGGGCACCGCCCGGACGGAGTCCGGGGGAGGTTCCGGCGTCACGTACACGGCGCTGGAGAAGGCGCCCGCCGTGCTGCTGGTCGGCTTCGAGGCCGAGGAGGAGGCCCCCGGCGTCTTCCTCAGGCTGCGCAAGGCGTGGCGGGGGCACGGACAGAAGGTCTTCTCGCTGGCCACGCACGCCACGCGGGGTCTGGAGAAGGCGGGCGGCACGCTGCTCCCCGCCGCTCCCGGCACCGAGACCGAGTGGCTGGACGCCCTCGCGAGCGGCGTCGGCCTGGAGGAGGGCGGTGGCCGGGCGGCCGAGGCGTTGCGGGCCGAGGGCGCCGTGATCGTCGTCGGCGAGCGGCTGGCGTCCGTGGCCGGCGGGCTCACCTCCGCCGTACGGACCTCGGCGGCGACCGGCGCCCGGCTGGTGTGGATCCCGCGCCGGGCCGGGGAGCGCGGCGCGATCGAGGCGGGCGCGCTGCCGTCGCTGCTGCCCGGCGGGCGTCCGGCGACCGACCCGCGCGCACGTGAGGAGGTCGCCGCCCTGTGGGGCCTGGCCGACCTTCCGCACCGCTACGGCCGCGACACCGGCGAGATCGTCGAGGCCGCGGCCCGGGGCGAACTCCAGGCGCTCCTCGTGGCGGGCGTGGAGGTCGCCGACCTGCCCGACCCCACGCGCGCGCGTGCGGCACTCGACGAGGCCGGGTTCGTGGTGTCGCTGGAGCTGCGGCCCAGCGAGGTCACCGAACGCGCCGACGTCGTCCTGCCCGTCGCCGCGGTCGCCGAGAAGCCCGGCACCTTCCTCAACTGGGAAGGCAGGCTCCGTTTCTTCGAGGCCGCGCTCAAGCCCGACCAGATGACCCGGCGCCTCGCGCCCGCCGACGCGCGCGTCCTGCAGATGCTGGCCGACGCCATGGACGTCCACCTCGGCCTGCCCGATCTGCGCACCACGCGCGCGGAGATCGACCGGCTCGGCGCCTGGGACGGGCCGCGGGCCGGTGAGCCGCTGCAGACGGCGAACGCGCTGCCGCGCCCGGCCGCCGGAGAGGCCGTACTGGCCGGACACCGGCTGCTCCTCGACCAGGGCCTGCTCCAGCAGGGCGACGAGGCGCTCGCCGGCACCCGGCACGCCGCACGCGCGCGCGTGTCGGCCGCCACGGCCGCCGAGGCGGGCGTCAAGGACGGCGACCTCCTCGCCGTGACCGGCCCCGCCGGAGTCGTCGAACTCCCGCTGCGGGTCACCGAGATGCCCGACCGGGTGGTCTGGCTCCCGCTGAACTCCGCCGGCACCGGCGTCGCCTCCGACGCCGGGGTACTGCCCGGAACCCTCGTCCGCATCGGTCCGGCCACGCCCGCGGGCGTCGCCCCCAAGGAGGTGGAGGCATGA
- the nuoH gene encoding NADH-quinone oxidoreductase subunit NuoH — translation MSPYLAAEDLSMFGTDPWWLVVVKAVFCFAFLMVTVLFSIVWERKVVAWMQLRIGPNRHGPWGMLQSLADGIKLMLKEDVIVKRADKAVYVLAPVVAAIPAFMAIAVIPFGPAGNEVSIFGHRTAMQLTDLPIAMLFILAVASVGIYGIVLAGWSSGSTYPLLGGLRSCAQMISYEIAMGAAFASVFLYSGSMSTSEIVAQQNDRWYIVLLPVSFILYIVTMVGETNRAPFDMPESEGDLVGGFNTEYSSIKFAMFMLAEYVNMVTVSAVATTLFLGGWRAPWPISTFWEGANHGWWPLLWFVVKVQLLLFFFIWLRGTLPRVRYDQLMKLGWKVLIPVSLVWLMLVATVRALRNENYGFSDIALYIGGGVLVLLLLSFLVDMYRDKGGKGDRDAEEPAEDRAAFDPMAGGFPVPPMPGQEVPPVPRRRSRRERELIVSGGPDTHSDGPAGGSTDGKEASDG, via the coding sequence ATGAGCCCGTACCTCGCCGCTGAAGACCTCTCGATGTTCGGCACCGATCCCTGGTGGCTGGTCGTCGTCAAGGCGGTGTTCTGCTTCGCCTTCCTGATGGTGACCGTGCTGTTCTCCATCGTGTGGGAGCGCAAGGTCGTCGCCTGGATGCAGCTGCGCATCGGCCCGAACCGGCACGGCCCCTGGGGCATGCTCCAGTCGCTCGCCGACGGCATCAAGCTGATGCTCAAGGAAGACGTCATCGTCAAGCGCGCCGACAAGGCGGTGTACGTCCTCGCACCGGTCGTGGCGGCCATCCCGGCCTTCATGGCGATCGCCGTGATCCCCTTCGGGCCGGCCGGCAACGAAGTCTCGATCTTCGGCCACCGCACCGCCATGCAGCTGACCGACCTGCCGATCGCCATGCTGTTCATCCTGGCCGTCGCCTCGGTCGGCATCTACGGCATCGTGCTCGCCGGCTGGAGTTCCGGATCGACGTACCCGCTGCTCGGCGGACTGCGCTCCTGCGCGCAGATGATCTCCTACGAGATCGCGATGGGCGCCGCGTTCGCCTCGGTCTTCCTCTACTCCGGGTCGATGTCCACCTCGGAGATCGTCGCCCAGCAGAACGACCGCTGGTACATCGTGCTGCTGCCGGTCTCCTTCATCCTCTACATCGTCACGATGGTCGGCGAGACCAACCGCGCCCCCTTCGACATGCCCGAGTCCGAGGGCGACCTGGTGGGCGGCTTCAACACCGAGTACTCGTCGATCAAGTTCGCGATGTTCATGCTCGCCGAGTACGTGAACATGGTGACGGTCTCCGCGGTCGCCACCACGCTGTTCCTCGGCGGCTGGCGGGCCCCCTGGCCGATCAGCACCTTCTGGGAGGGCGCCAACCACGGCTGGTGGCCGCTGCTCTGGTTCGTGGTCAAGGTCCAACTGCTGCTGTTCTTCTTCATCTGGCTGCGCGGCACCCTCCCCCGGGTCCGCTACGACCAGTTGATGAAGCTCGGCTGGAAGGTCCTCATCCCGGTCTCCCTGGTCTGGCTGATGCTGGTCGCGACGGTGCGGGCCCTCAGGAACGAGAACTACGGCTTCAGCGACATCGCCCTCTACATCGGCGGCGGCGTCCTCGTCCTCCTGCTGCTGTCCTTCCTCGTGGACATGTACCGCGACAAGGGCGGCAAGGGCGACCGGGACGCCGAGGAGCCGGCCGAGGACAGGGCCGCCTTCGACCCGATGGCCGGCGGCTTCCCGGTGCCGCCGATGCCCGGACAGGAGGTGCCGCCGGTGCCCAGGCGCCGTTCCCGCCGGGAGCGGGAGCTGATTGTCAGTGGTGGGCCCGATACTCACAGTGACGGACCTGCGGGCGGATCTACGGATGGAAAGGAGGCGTCCGATGGCTGA
- the nuoI gene encoding NADH-quinone oxidoreductase subunit NuoI produces MAEEPKGTDPGFMNPVAGFGVTFKAMFKKRLTEQYPEQQKTTAPRFHGRHQLNRHPDGLEKCVGCELCAWACPADAIYVEGADNTDEERYSPGERYGRVYQINYARCILCGLCIEACPTRALTMTNEFELADSSRANLIFTKDQLLAGLEEGMVDSPHAIYPGTDEQDYYRGLVTEAAPGTVQQATHSEGEVVQEGDSTFGGTEPASEEVIRR; encoded by the coding sequence ATGGCTGAGGAACCGAAGGGGACCGACCCCGGTTTCATGAACCCCGTGGCCGGCTTCGGCGTGACCTTCAAGGCCATGTTCAAGAAGCGGCTGACCGAGCAGTACCCGGAGCAGCAGAAGACCACCGCTCCACGCTTCCACGGACGGCACCAGCTCAACCGCCATCCGGACGGCCTGGAGAAGTGCGTCGGCTGCGAGTTGTGCGCCTGGGCCTGTCCCGCCGACGCCATCTACGTGGAGGGCGCGGACAACACCGACGAGGAGCGCTACTCGCCGGGCGAGCGGTACGGCCGCGTCTACCAGATCAACTACGCCCGCTGCATCCTGTGCGGACTGTGCATCGAGGCGTGCCCCACGCGCGCGCTGACGATGACCAACGAGTTCGAGCTGGCCGACTCCAGCCGTGCCAACCTCATCTTCACCAAGGACCAGCTGCTCGCCGGCCTGGAGGAGGGCATGGTCGACTCGCCCCACGCCATCTACCCGGGCACGGACGAGCAGGACTACTACCGGGGCCTGGTCACCGAGGCCGCGCCCGGCACGGTCCAGCAGGCCACCCACTCCGAGGGGGAGGTCGTCCAGGAGGGCGACTCGACCTTCGGCGGGACCGAGCCGGCGTCGGAGGAGGTGATCCGCCGATGA
- a CDS encoding NADH-quinone oxidoreductase subunit J, which produces MSAQLAAAATLAAGTSTGEAVQFWILGTVAVIGALCTVFMRRAVHSALCLAGTMIVLAVFYLANGAYFLGIVQIVVYTGAIMMLFLFVVMLVGVTAADSLKETIKGQRWLALLSGLGFGILLIAGIGNASLTESTGLGQANANGNVEGIASLIFTKYVFAFEITGALLITAAVGAMVLTHRERTERARTQRELSEQRVRDGKYLPPLPAPGVYARHNAVDIAGLLPDGTPSELTVSKTLRERGQIRDVSMEALGDLKALEQRAGERLERGPSGPAGPADSERSDSRRSEEASK; this is translated from the coding sequence ATGAGCGCCCAGCTCGCCGCCGCAGCGACCCTCGCCGCCGGCACCTCCACCGGGGAGGCCGTCCAGTTCTGGATCCTCGGCACCGTCGCGGTGATCGGCGCCCTGTGCACCGTCTTCATGAGAAGGGCCGTGCACAGCGCGCTCTGCCTCGCCGGGACCATGATCGTGCTGGCGGTGTTCTACCTCGCCAACGGCGCCTACTTCCTCGGCATCGTGCAGATCGTCGTCTACACCGGCGCGATCATGATGCTGTTCCTGTTCGTGGTGATGCTCGTCGGCGTCACCGCGGCGGACTCCCTGAAGGAGACCATCAAGGGCCAGCGCTGGCTGGCCCTGCTGTCCGGGCTCGGCTTCGGCATCCTGCTGATCGCCGGCATCGGCAACGCCTCCCTCACGGAGTCCACCGGCCTCGGCCAGGCCAACGCGAACGGCAACGTGGAGGGCATCGCGTCCCTCATCTTCACCAAGTACGTCTTCGCCTTCGAGATCACCGGCGCGCTGCTCATCACGGCCGCCGTGGGCGCCATGGTGCTCACCCACCGCGAGCGCACCGAGCGCGCCAGGACCCAGCGCGAGCTGTCCGAGCAGCGCGTCCGCGACGGCAAGTACCTGCCGCCGTTGCCCGCGCCCGGCGTGTACGCCCGGCACAACGCGGTCGACATCGCGGGTCTGCTGCCCGACGGCACCCCCTCCGAGCTGACCGTCAGCAAGACGCTGCGCGAGCGGGGCCAGATCCGCGACGTGTCGATGGAGGCACTGGGCGACCTGAAGGCCCTGGAGCAGCGGGCCGGGGAGCGGCTGGAGCGCGGGCCGTCCGGTCCGGCCGGTCCGGCGGACTCCGAGCGGTCCGACTCCAGGCGGTCCGAGGAGGCGTCGAAGTGA